A genomic stretch from Candidatus Nitrososphaera gargensis Ga9.2 includes:
- a CDS encoding arginase family protein: MVRLQRSNTDKIEDADIIVIGVPDESKSHAKRKGTSRAPDVLRIASNESEFFERGGKRIPTFPMRGTFEHKRIFDAGNVASKQELRKMVSDIVSRGKLPVMIGGDHSLTTETLHAASGALGKKLSLLYFDAHPDFVSSTRNYYGSVLTDSAQSLNLRKSVLIGTRAAEPEEIENAKVAGLKIVNPLDVVELGVKRIAQMIKTRTAGSKTYISVDLDCVDPASAPGVSVPSPAGLAAIDLIYLLNSIISGGNVIGIDIVELTPDYDVNGMTAALAARILSECIASV, from the coding sequence GTGGTTCGGCTCCAGCGGTCCAATACGGACAAGATAGAAGACGCAGACATTATCGTGATAGGCGTACCTGACGAGTCCAAGTCGCACGCCAAGCGCAAGGGCACCAGCAGGGCGCCAGACGTTCTGAGGATAGCTTCAAACGAGTCTGAATTTTTCGAGCGCGGTGGCAAGCGGATCCCGACGTTCCCAATGCGTGGAACGTTTGAGCACAAGCGCATATTTGATGCAGGAAACGTCGCAAGCAAGCAAGAGCTGCGCAAGATGGTTTCAGACATTGTTTCACGCGGCAAGCTGCCGGTAATGATAGGAGGAGACCACTCGCTCACCACAGAAACGCTGCATGCCGCGTCAGGCGCCCTTGGTAAAAAGCTCTCGCTTTTGTATTTTGATGCCCATCCCGACTTTGTGTCGTCCACAAGGAACTATTACGGGTCGGTACTGACTGATTCTGCGCAATCACTCAACCTGCGCAAGAGCGTGCTGATAGGAACCAGGGCAGCAGAGCCGGAAGAGATTGAAAATGCAAAGGTCGCGGGGTTAAAGATCGTAAACCCGCTGGACGTGGTCGAGCTTGGGGTAAAAAGAATAGCGCAGATGATAAAGACGCGCACTGCAGGATCCAAGACATACATTTCAGTGGACCTTGACTGTGTCGACCCGGCGTCTGCCCCTGGGGTTTCAGTTCCCTCGCCTGCCGGGCTTGCAGCCATCGACCTGATCTACCTGCTTAACAGCATCATAAGCGGCGGGAACGTCATCGGGATCGACATCGTAGAACTTACTCCAGATTATGACGTAAATGGCATGACTGCCGCGCTTGCAGCAAGAATACTGTCAGAATGCATCGCGTCAGTTTAG
- a CDS encoding response regulator — MEKPTVLVCDDEADLLTMYAAALKKHYNVLTASSGRACIEKYTDHMLRSKNINVVLLDYRLGDSTGDDIACKIRDLGNARTILLSAYDLEREKVDELKSNNCIVDIMIKPVSMRVLLDRVQKALN; from the coding sequence ATGGAGAAGCCAACGGTGCTAGTCTGCGATGACGAAGCAGACCTGCTCACCATGTATGCCGCAGCACTGAAAAAACATTACAACGTGCTGACTGCCAGCTCAGGCAGGGCATGCATAGAAAAATACACGGATCACATGCTGCGGAGCAAAAACATCAACGTTGTACTGCTTGATTATCGGCTTGGAGATAGCACTGGCGATGACATTGCCTGCAAGATACGCGATCTGGGCAACGCAAGAACGATCCTGCTGAGCGCGTATGATCTTGAGAGGGAGAAGGTGGATGAGCTAAAGTCAAATAACTGTATCGTGGATATCATGATCAAGCCGGTGAGCATGAGAGTATTGCTGGACAGAGTGCAGAAGGCTCTAAACTGA
- a CDS encoding sensor histidine kinase — MSSKRTFSKNSIALLVLTGAIAVSLSLASFQYSNFTANEILKIASDNVRSNARIQVNDLESVLVHRLDSVTSNLEVISKARSVQSNEFERGQALFNAAQDSTANLTNFYMWLDGEGRIVWLSNINQTAYEQFRGTDLSQRAYFIEARNRQDGAYYSSAIDSNDNITRIYISYPILGTSGEFIGAAVAGIRVDTFGMSLQDQLSPETQSSVGMTDRSGMILYSESSELIGKDVFGPEFQSLLLPGLKDSFNRFLTESLQGQSGIQDFTVGNATYSIAYEPIIIGGEQFGTLYVVTPHQFADNVRALADQQRDFSSVMVIVIGVAAIGVAALVLAWNSRLERVVAARTSELKLKTDELKRSYDSLAAANEQLKVHDRLQKEFINVAAHELRTPTQAILGYAELLQMSPEDRDEMIRAIYRNSVRLQRLTSDILDVTRIESEAFKIDKERFNLKDVILGAIQDAKNQLPDGRIEFVYEPTDIYVHADRGRITQVISNLLDNAAKFTKRGTITVSTENKNGQAVVSVQDTGSGIDSDIMPRLFSKFASKSDKGTGLGLFISRSIIEAHDGRIWCTNNSDGKGATFAFSLPLSSSSQT; from the coding sequence GTGAGCAGCAAGAGGACATTTTCAAAAAACAGCATCGCATTGCTGGTTTTGACGGGCGCGATTGCAGTGTCGCTGTCGTTGGCATCGTTCCAGTATTCGAATTTCACCGCAAACGAGATACTAAAGATCGCCAGCGACAATGTCAGGTCAAACGCAAGGATCCAAGTGAACGACCTTGAAAGCGTGCTGGTGCACAGGCTGGATTCTGTCACGTCAAATCTCGAAGTGATCTCCAAGGCCCGCTCGGTGCAGAGCAACGAATTTGAGCGCGGACAGGCGCTATTCAATGCTGCTCAGGATTCTACCGCCAACCTGACAAATTTTTACATGTGGCTTGACGGCGAAGGCAGGATCGTATGGCTCAGCAACATAAACCAGACAGCCTACGAGCAGTTCAGGGGAACGGACCTGAGCCAGAGAGCGTATTTCATTGAAGCAAGGAACAGGCAGGACGGCGCTTACTACAGCAGCGCCATAGATTCTAATGACAACATTACAAGAATATACATATCCTATCCAATCCTTGGCACGAGTGGAGAATTCATAGGGGCAGCCGTGGCAGGGATAAGGGTTGACACCTTTGGGATGTCGCTCCAGGACCAGCTGTCGCCAGAAACGCAGAGCTCGGTGGGCATGACAGACAGAAGCGGCATGATATTATATTCTGAGTCAAGCGAGTTAATAGGCAAAGACGTTTTTGGCCCAGAATTCCAGTCGCTCCTGCTGCCGGGGCTGAAGGATTCTTTTAACAGGTTCCTGACCGAGTCGCTTCAGGGGCAATCGGGCATACAGGACTTTACTGTCGGAAACGCCACATACAGCATAGCGTACGAGCCCATAATTATCGGGGGTGAGCAGTTTGGCACTCTTTATGTGGTGACGCCACACCAGTTTGCCGACAACGTCAGAGCTCTGGCAGACCAACAGAGGGACTTTAGCTCCGTCATGGTGATCGTGATTGGAGTTGCAGCCATTGGCGTAGCGGCGCTTGTGCTGGCATGGAACTCTAGGCTGGAAAGAGTGGTTGCCGCAAGAACGTCGGAGCTGAAATTAAAGACCGACGAACTAAAGAGATCGTACGATTCCCTCGCCGCTGCCAACGAGCAGCTCAAGGTGCATGATAGGCTGCAAAAGGAATTCATCAATGTCGCCGCGCACGAGCTCCGGACCCCGACGCAGGCGATCCTGGGGTATGCAGAGCTCCTGCAGATGAGCCCAGAGGACAGGGACGAGATGATCAGGGCAATATACCGCAACTCTGTCCGGCTCCAGCGGCTGACAAGCGACATACTGGATGTTACAAGGATAGAAAGCGAGGCATTCAAGATCGACAAAGAAAGGTTCAACCTCAAAGACGTGATACTTGGCGCAATACAGGATGCCAAGAACCAGCTGCCTGATGGCAGAATCGAGTTCGTGTACGAGCCGACCGATATCTACGTGCACGCCGACAGGGGCAGGATAACTCAGGTCATATCAAACTTGCTTGATAACGCGGCCAAGTTCACCAAGCGGGGCACGATTACGGTGTCGACTGAAAACAAGAACGGCCAGGCCGTTGTGAGCGTTCAGGACACGGGCAGTGGTATCGACAGCGACATTATGCCGCGGCTCTTTAGCAAGTTTGCCAGCAAGTCGGACAAGGGGACCGGCCTTGGGTTGTTCATCTCAAGAAGCATAATAGAGGCGCATGATGGAAGAATCTGGTGTACAAACAACAGCGATGGCAAGGGCGCCACATTTGCATTCAGCCTGCCGCTGTCGTCATCATCACAGACCTAA
- a CDS encoding GvpL/GvpF family gas vesicle protein codes for MVDGRYIYCIIDWEEKRPIGNFGNIGIGENTVYTIYYKDIAAVVSTIPFKQMESNLNDIVAHQRVVEAAREANTVLPVRFGVILKNEAGIKKLLASSYKDYHAKLTSLRGKDEIGIKVLLNKSSLKKIREQAEQSSEEIRKIKQEISSAKPGTSYFLKLRLEDAVKNETLMKIDKMVGEINDSLAEVAVDKRLLKNDVAEIVLNAAYLVERNKIQIFDAKVKELRERFEKEGIMTLHRSGPWAPYSFC; via the coding sequence ATGGTGGACGGCAGATACATCTATTGCATCATAGATTGGGAAGAGAAAAGACCGATCGGCAACTTTGGCAACATCGGCATCGGGGAAAACACTGTCTACACCATCTACTACAAGGACATTGCAGCAGTGGTCAGCACAATCCCGTTCAAACAGATGGAATCTAACTTGAACGACATTGTTGCGCATCAGCGAGTGGTCGAGGCTGCGCGGGAAGCCAATACGGTGCTCCCAGTCAGGTTCGGGGTGATACTGAAAAACGAAGCAGGGATAAAGAAACTCCTTGCCAGCTCGTACAAGGACTACCATGCCAAGCTGACAAGCCTCCGGGGCAAGGACGAGATAGGGATCAAGGTGCTTCTCAACAAGTCGAGCCTGAAAAAGATCAGGGAGCAGGCCGAGCAGTCTTCTGAGGAGATAAGGAAGATAAAGCAAGAGATCTCATCTGCTAAGCCCGGCACGTCATACTTTTTGAAGCTGAGGCTGGAAGACGCCGTAAAAAATGAGACGCTGATGAAGATAGACAAGATGGTTGGCGAGATAAACGACTCGCTTGCAGAGGTGGCAGTCGACAAGCGACTACTGAAAAATGACGTTGCCGAGATCGTGCTAAACGCAGCATACCTTGTAGAAAGGAACAAAATACAGATCTTTGACGCCAAGGTAAAAGAGCTGAGAGAGAGGTTTGAAAAGGAGGGAATAATGACACTGCACCGGAGCGGGCCTTGGGCGCCGTACTCATTCTGTTGA
- a CDS encoding gas vesicle protein K, which translates to MDTSSVDSNNNNNILLALEKKPEGPDAEKLQHGLAKLVLTLVQTMTDILERQAVRRVESGTLTAEEVERLGLAFMQIRERTADIADKFGVKPEELSIRFQQQSENQRQVTIVDVVDKLIDQGTVIAGDVTLVVAGVDLATLRLLATLTAKK; encoded by the coding sequence TTGGATACCAGTAGCGTTGATAGCAACAATAACAACAACATTTTGCTTGCACTTGAAAAAAAGCCTGAGGGGCCGGACGCTGAAAAGCTGCAGCACGGCTTGGCAAAGCTGGTGCTAACGCTTGTTCAGACTATGACTGATATCCTTGAGAGGCAGGCTGTCAGAAGGGTCGAATCCGGTACCCTGACAGCCGAGGAGGTGGAGAGGCTCGGGCTTGCGTTTATGCAGATAAGGGAGAGGACAGCCGACATTGCAGACAAGTTTGGAGTCAAGCCTGAGGAGCTTAGCATAAGGTTCCAACAGCAGTCGGAAAACCAAAGGCAGGTGACGATTGTTGACGTGGTTGACAAGCTCATAGATCAGGGGACTGTGATCGCCGGCGATGTGACTCTTGTGGTGGCCGGCGTCGACCTTGCAACCCTACGGCTGCTCGCCACGCTGACCGCAAAGAAATAG
- a CDS encoding gas vesicle protein → MLSSNRHELPARQLSLFDLLDRILDKGVVINGDITVAFAGVDLLSLKVNLVIASLETAKRYGIELPWEKWAREKAELEKKEKKIVGGGGKKELGYQ, encoded by the coding sequence TTGCTTAGCAGCAATCGGCACGAGCTGCCAGCAAGGCAACTGAGCCTTTTCGACTTGCTTGACAGAATTCTTGACAAGGGCGTCGTGATCAACGGCGACATCACCGTCGCCTTTGCTGGCGTCGACCTGCTTTCGCTCAAAGTAAATCTTGTGATAGCGTCGCTTGAAACGGCCAAGCGCTACGGCATAGAGCTGCCGTGGGAAAAGTGGGCAAGGGAAAAGGCTGAGTTGGAAAAGAAAGAGAAAAAGATTGTTGGAGGAGGTGGCAAGAAAGAGCTTGGATACCAGTAG
- the gvpJ gene encoding gas vesicle protein GvpJ, whose amino-acid sequence MSQQQSFRPILSIFDLLDRVLDKGLVIDANLSVSLVGIEILVVRARIVVAGVDTFLRYAAALGLAGPPALVAAQTSTGK is encoded by the coding sequence ATGTCACAGCAGCAAAGTTTCAGGCCGATTCTCTCTATCTTCGACTTGCTTGACCGCGTGCTTGACAAGGGCCTTGTGATCGACGCGAACCTTTCAGTTTCGCTAGTAGGAATCGAGATACTCGTCGTAAGGGCAAGAATCGTCGTGGCAGGCGTGGACACGTTCCTCCGGTATGCAGCCGCGCTCGGATTGGCCGGACCGCCTGCACTGGTGGCAGCCCAAACATCGACTGGTAAATAA
- a CDS encoding MinD/ParA family ATP-binding protein, translated as MTLNIAVHSFKGGTGKSTITANLAVLLALEGRRVGVLDLDLAGPGLHVLFEMTPDEIKHTLNDYLLGLCSSEDIAIDLTEKMNLKQGSLVFVPASFKAEDIIKVLSKGYEIGMFRDALAVISRLHRLDYMIIDTHPGIEKSTLVSMGICDMNIIISRMDSQDIFGTGVMLEVTRVLEKPQILIANMIPPGVDKEKVRARLETLFNAKVITAIPFYTEILRALSSEVFVLKNPNHDFSTALRPAIEALEVKANLP; from the coding sequence ATGACGCTCAACATTGCGGTTCATTCATTCAAGGGAGGCACTGGCAAGAGCACGATCACCGCAAACTTGGCCGTGCTGCTTGCGCTTGAAGGCAGGCGCGTCGGGGTGCTTGACCTCGACCTAGCCGGGCCCGGCCTCCACGTGCTCTTTGAAATGACGCCTGACGAGATAAAGCACACCCTTAATGACTATTTGCTGGGCCTGTGCTCTTCAGAGGATATTGCGATAGACCTGACCGAAAAGATGAACTTGAAGCAGGGCAGCCTGGTGTTCGTCCCGGCCAGCTTCAAGGCAGAGGACATCATCAAGGTGCTTTCCAAGGGGTACGAGATCGGGATGTTCCGAGATGCGCTGGCCGTGATCTCGCGCCTGCACCGCCTTGACTACATGATAATAGACACACACCCCGGCATCGAAAAGTCGACGCTCGTGTCGATGGGCATCTGCGACATGAACATCATAATATCGAGGATGGACAGCCAGGACATTTTTGGGACCGGCGTCATGCTCGAAGTCACGCGGGTGCTTGAAAAGCCCCAGATCCTGATCGCAAACATGATACCTCCGGGCGTAGACAAGGAAAAGGTCAGGGCGAGGCTTGAAACGCTTTTTAACGCCAAGGTCATTACGGCGATTCCGTTCTACACCGAGATCCTGCGTGCCCTGTCGTCAGAAGTGTTTGTGCTGAAAAACCCCAATCACGACTTTTCAACAGCACTCCGGCCTGCGATAGAGGCTCTAGAGGTAAAGGCTAATCTGCCATAA
- a CDS encoding ATP-binding protein, producing the protein MPNAGDRGAPDIIRSPTDAHQLYVDLVNSAGSEIMLLLPPPLPSSDRASMLHSIFQSLEDAAKRGVQVRVLTTASVKLLTANTNNVAVRYIHREGRAEMQEILIVDRKATLEYGIMRDGHDAVSIYSSSPSAAMPLVTMFDNLWDQAAAYEKFREADRMKDEYIQKQRELYDKLREADRLKDEFINIAAHELRTPIMPILGGLELIESKLGNNSSIKEELAIISRNAERLLKLSEDILQASRIETGRLRLYVEQANLNTLISEVIADVEQKYRQQLAKVPDIETADIHSLIMHIVGERVDKEARKPIILFEPGEPILMVECDRGKIGEVLFNIIDNAMKFIDEREGSIVVSTHLSGSNVIVSVKDNGRGIDPSIKDKMFQKFTTRSEKGSGLGLFIAKSIIEAHGGTIWAGNNSDGKGATFAFSLPVRFRRSEPPTPDQLPQITDNQRTINQLRRDALEKIGAMKTSLTEAREEALRKRNEALERYQKQVEESRNLIRARQQFINQQISYKRMRREVDSRIEKGLEGLQRLIDGLRENIIGDETIEKIELHPTLIDAIKYEAGKVTESEFFKSLRRQLATK; encoded by the coding sequence TTGCCTAACGCCGGGGATAGGGGCGCGCCAGACATTATCAGGAGCCCTACAGACGCTCACCAGTTATATGTTGACCTTGTAAACTCGGCTGGCAGCGAGATCATGCTGCTGTTGCCTCCTCCTCTGCCCTCCTCAGACCGGGCGAGCATGCTACATTCAATCTTTCAATCGCTTGAAGATGCCGCCAAGCGCGGCGTGCAGGTGCGGGTGCTAACCACTGCCTCTGTCAAGCTGCTGACTGCAAACACCAACAATGTTGCGGTCAGGTACATCCACCGTGAGGGTAGGGCAGAGATGCAGGAGATTTTGATAGTAGACAGGAAGGCCACATTGGAATATGGAATAATGAGGGACGGGCACGATGCCGTAAGCATCTACTCTTCAAGCCCTTCGGCCGCCATGCCTCTTGTCACGATGTTTGACAACCTCTGGGACCAGGCTGCGGCCTATGAAAAGTTCAGAGAAGCCGACCGCATGAAGGACGAATACATACAGAAGCAGCGGGAGCTGTACGACAAGCTGCGCGAAGCGGACAGGCTGAAAGACGAGTTTATCAACATCGCCGCGCACGAGCTCCGGACGCCCATCATGCCGATTCTTGGAGGGCTTGAGCTGATAGAGTCAAAGCTGGGCAACAACAGCTCGATAAAGGAAGAACTTGCGATCATTAGCCGCAACGCCGAGCGGCTGCTGAAATTGTCGGAGGACATACTGCAGGCAAGCAGGATAGAGACAGGCCGGCTCAGGCTGTACGTCGAGCAGGCGAACCTGAACACGCTGATCTCTGAGGTGATAGCGGATGTGGAGCAGAAATACAGACAGCAGCTCGCCAAGGTGCCTGATATAGAGACCGCTGATATACACTCACTCATCATGCACATCGTAGGCGAGCGGGTTGATAAAGAGGCCAGAAAGCCCATAATATTGTTTGAGCCCGGCGAGCCCATACTCATGGTCGAGTGCGACAGGGGCAAGATCGGAGAGGTGCTGTTCAACATCATCGACAACGCCATGAAGTTCATCGACGAGCGTGAAGGCAGCATCGTCGTTTCCACACACCTTTCTGGATCCAACGTGATAGTCAGCGTGAAGGACAACGGCAGGGGCATTGATCCGTCGATAAAGGACAAGATGTTTCAAAAATTCACGACAAGGTCGGAAAAAGGATCAGGTCTTGGACTGTTCATTGCAAAGAGCATAATAGAGGCCCACGGGGGCACCATATGGGCCGGCAATAACAGTGATGGCAAGGGCGCCACATTTGCATTCAGCCTGCCGGTGCGCTTCCGCCGGTCAGAGCCGCCTACGCCGGACCAGCTGCCGCAGATAACCGACAACCAGAGGACGATAAACCAGCTAAGGCGCGACGCGCTGGAAAAGATAGGCGCCATGAAAACGAGCCTAACAGAGGCTCGTGAAGAAGCCCTGCGCAAGAGGAACGAAGCCTTGGAGCGCTACCAGAAGCAGGTCGAGGAATCGAGGAATCTGATAAGGGCGCGGCAGCAATTCATCAACCAACAGATAAGCTACAAGAGGATGCGCCGCGAAGTGGACAGCAGGATCGAAAAGGGACTCGAAGGTCTCCAGCGCCTGATAGATGGCCTGAGGGAAAATATCATCGGGGACGAGACCATAGAAAAGATAGAGCTCCACCCAACATTGATAGATGCCATCAAGTACGAAGCAGGCAAGGTGACTGAATCTGAATTCTTTAAATCTCTGAGGAGGCAGCTTGCTACAAAATGA
- a CDS encoding YHS domain-containing protein, with protein sequence MFKDPVCNMMVDEKKAKFVSESGGKKIYLCSAACKSQFDANPKKYGY encoded by the coding sequence ATGTTCAAAGATCCGGTATGCAACATGATGGTGGACGAGAAGAAGGCCAAGTTCGTGTCAGAATCGGGAGGCAAAAAGATCTATCTCTGCTCGGCAGCCTGCAAGAGCCAGTTTGATGCAAATCCTAAAAAGTATGGCTACTAG
- a CDS encoding heavy-metal-associated domain-containing protein: MTSTQKARFKVVGMYCTTCKPIVENQLKGNQAIKKVEINFMTDSVIVEYDPALITKEEIKERLQNSGYQFVRLAT, encoded by the coding sequence ATGACTAGCACGCAAAAGGCGCGCTTTAAGGTGGTTGGTATGTATTGCACCACCTGCAAGCCCATAGTAGAAAACCAGCTGAAGGGCAACCAAGCCATCAAAAAGGTAGAAATCAACTTTATGACAGACAGCGTCATTGTAGAATACGACCCTGCGCTGATAACAAAAGAGGAGATAAAAGAGAGGCTGCAGAACTCGGGCTACCAGTTTGTAAGGCTGGCTACCTAG
- a CDS encoding heavy metal translocating P-type ATPase, with protein MAKDPVCGMFVEEKPDAIQHTVDGREYFFCSTQCLNEFTAPEKELRKLKMVTAASIALTIPVVILTYIMFLPIEVNNFILLALATPIQFWAGWRFYKGTWDAVKAKASNMDTLIAIGTTAAYLYSTVVTFLPTAFPFEGVYFETAAIIITLILIGRLLETRTKEKASSAVRKLLDLQPRMARIIKDGKEEEVPVEQVHEGDLFVVRPGERIPTDGTVTEGISSVDESAVTGESIPVDKSAGSEIIGATINKSGLLKARATKVGQDTVLSQIIALVEEARTGKAPMQKMADHVAKYFVPAVVAVAVSSALAWYFIGGIGLTFSLLAFVSVIIIACPCALGIATPAALMMGAGKGAENGILFKGGEHLEMARKVRTVVFDKTGTLTKGQPEVTDIITLSDVGEQELLRLAAIAESGSEHPLGQAVVRKAKEQGIVVAGPESFEAVSGHGLRAGYAGHTIMIGNRKMMADSGMVVAEQVSSAMGRLEIEGKTATLVSIDGRLSGVIAMADTVKENAREAIDALKQMGIEVIMLTGDNERTAKAIATKLGIDRVIAQVLPQQKEEVIAKLKSEGRVVAMVGDGINDAPALARADLGIAIGSGTDVAKETGGIILIKNDLRDVVSAFELGRKTVSKIKQNLFWAFAYNTGLIPVAAGALVPFFGAEMYGWLPFLAAGAMAMSSVSVVSNSLLLGRYRPSFAATKPRNEQIYTDKELKEVYTEAR; from the coding sequence ATGGCAAAGGATCCGGTTTGCGGCATGTTTGTGGAGGAAAAGCCCGACGCCATACAGCACACTGTAGATGGTAGGGAGTACTTTTTCTGCAGCACACAATGCCTGAATGAATTCACTGCTCCAGAGAAGGAGCTCAGAAAGCTAAAGATGGTTACTGCAGCCAGCATCGCCCTTACAATTCCGGTCGTGATTCTGACTTACATCATGTTCCTGCCAATAGAGGTTAATAATTTCATTCTGCTTGCACTTGCAACGCCCATCCAGTTCTGGGCAGGCTGGCGCTTTTACAAAGGGACATGGGACGCGGTCAAGGCAAAGGCCTCCAACATGGACACCCTAATAGCGATAGGCACCACTGCAGCCTACCTCTACAGCACGGTGGTGACGTTCCTGCCAACAGCGTTCCCGTTTGAAGGCGTGTACTTTGAGACTGCCGCCATAATCATCACGCTGATACTCATAGGCAGGCTGCTAGAGACGAGGACGAAGGAAAAGGCATCAAGCGCAGTGAGGAAGCTACTTGACCTGCAGCCGAGGATGGCTCGGATAATCAAAGACGGAAAAGAGGAAGAGGTTCCAGTCGAGCAAGTGCATGAAGGCGACCTATTCGTTGTAAGGCCGGGGGAGAGGATACCGACCGACGGGACGGTAACAGAAGGCATATCGTCTGTCGATGAATCGGCTGTCACGGGCGAATCGATACCTGTGGACAAGTCGGCCGGCTCTGAAATTATTGGGGCAACGATAAACAAGAGCGGCCTGCTAAAGGCCAGAGCCACCAAAGTAGGCCAAGATACGGTCTTGTCGCAGATCATTGCGCTGGTTGAGGAGGCAAGGACCGGCAAGGCACCGATGCAAAAGATGGCCGATCATGTGGCAAAGTACTTTGTCCCTGCCGTGGTGGCGGTAGCAGTCTCTTCGGCGCTGGCATGGTATTTCATAGGCGGCATAGGACTGACGTTTTCGCTCTTGGCGTTTGTGTCAGTCATTATCATTGCGTGCCCGTGCGCCCTTGGGATAGCGACGCCGGCGGCCCTGATGATGGGGGCAGGCAAGGGGGCAGAGAACGGCATCCTATTCAAGGGCGGAGAGCACCTAGAGATGGCAAGAAAGGTGAGGACTGTTGTCTTTGACAAGACCGGCACGCTGACAAAAGGCCAACCAGAAGTCACCGACATCATTACACTGTCAGACGTGGGCGAGCAGGAGCTGCTCAGGCTGGCCGCCATCGCAGAGTCGGGCTCTGAGCACCCGCTTGGACAGGCCGTGGTGAGGAAGGCAAAAGAGCAGGGCATCGTGGTTGCAGGTCCAGAATCGTTTGAAGCCGTTTCGGGGCACGGGCTGAGGGCAGGCTATGCCGGCCACACCATAATGATAGGCAACAGAAAAATGATGGCTGACAGCGGGATGGTAGTGGCAGAGCAAGTCAGTTCTGCCATGGGCAGGCTGGAGATAGAGGGCAAGACTGCCACACTGGTGTCGATAGACGGCAGGCTATCTGGCGTCATTGCCATGGCGGACACTGTCAAGGAAAACGCCCGGGAAGCAATCGATGCCTTGAAGCAGATGGGAATCGAGGTGATAATGCTGACAGGCGACAACGAAAGGACCGCCAAGGCCATAGCGACCAAGCTGGGCATTGACAGGGTCATAGCGCAGGTGCTCCCGCAGCAAAAGGAAGAAGTAATTGCTAAACTAAAATCAGAAGGCAGAGTCGTGGCGATGGTGGGCGATGGGATAAACGATGCCCCCGCGCTTGCAAGGGCTGACCTTGGGATAGCCATAGGCTCCGGGACGGACGTGGCAAAGGAGACTGGTGGGATTATCCTGATAAAGAACGACCTGCGCGACGTGGTATCCGCCTTTGAGCTTGGCAGGAAAACAGTGTCCAAGATAAAGCAGAACCTCTTCTGGGCGTTTGCATACAACACAGGGCTCATACCGGTGGCGGCAGGTGCGCTAGTGCCCTTCTTTGGGGCAGAGATGTATGGGTGGCTCCCGTTCCTGGCGGCAGGTGCGATGGCGATGAGCTCCGTCTCTGTGGTGAGCAATTCGCTATTGCTTGGAAGGTACAGGCCAAGCTTTGCGGCAACAAAACCAAGGAACGAACAGATCTATACAGACAAGGAACTAAAAGAAGTCTATACAGAAGCTAGGTAG